One genomic segment of Spirochaetota bacterium includes these proteins:
- the rplJ gene encoding 50S ribosomal protein L10, with translation MVKQYKIDEVSSMVAQLKEKGNIILTNYSGIRVKDLSKLRKTLRGKNADYRVVKNTLFKRALKEMGIDGLDEYLKGPVAVAFAKDDAGEVAKALKDFAKDVEKFSYSAGYLDNVLYNQDQIKTIADLPTKEVVLAQLMGMINGPARGVAVGMNQIMASLARGIKAVAEVQNKQ, from the coding sequence ATGGTAAAGCAATATAAAATCGATGAAGTTTCGTCCATGGTCGCCCAGCTGAAGGAGAAGGGCAACATCATCCTCACGAACTATTCCGGGATCAGGGTTAAGGACCTGAGCAAGCTTCGCAAGACCCTCAGAGGCAAAAACGCGGATTACCGCGTTGTCAAGAACACGCTTTTCAAGCGGGCCCTGAAAGAAATGGGAATCGATGGCCTTGACGAGTACCTGAAGGGGCCCGTTGCCGTCGCCTTCGCAAAGGATGATGCGGGAGAGGTCGCCAAGGCGCTTAAGGATTTCGCCAAGGACGTGGAGAAGTTCAGTTACTCCGCCGGCTACCTCGACAATGTCCTCTATAATCAGGACCAGATCAAGACAATAGCCGATCTTCCGACTAAAGAGGTCGTTCTCGCCCAGTTGATGGGCATGATCAACGGGCCGGCACGGGGCGTTGCGGTGGGCATGAATCAGATCATGGCTTCCCTGGCGCGGGGCATCAAGGCGGTAGCCGAGGTCCAGAACAAGCAGTAG
- a CDS encoding 50S ribosomal protein L1, with the protein MKRGKKIAAAKTRVDRNKLYNVDEAVKLMKECKYSKFDETVDIQIKLIHKSFQNIRGSASLPAGTGKEKKVLVICKGDKQREAQEAGADYVGAEDMIEKIKTGWIDFQAVVATPDMMKEVGKLGQTLGKKGLMPKPKSGTVTEDIKGIVKELKGGRVEYKSDKTGVIHMGIGKISFTDDAIISNVSAFFNQVMKDKPSDAKGNYIKSVFISSSMGPGIKLNHKGIEK; encoded by the coding sequence ATGAAACGTGGTAAAAAAATAGCGGCGGCGAAGACCAGGGTCGACAGGAACAAGCTGTACAATGTCGATGAAGCGGTCAAGCTGATGAAAGAGTGCAAGTATTCCAAATTCGATGAAACGGTGGACATACAGATCAAGCTGATACACAAGAGCTTCCAGAATATTCGCGGCTCGGCGAGCCTTCCCGCGGGGACCGGCAAGGAGAAGAAGGTCCTGGTCATCTGCAAGGGAGATAAGCAGCGGGAAGCGCAGGAAGCCGGCGCCGATTATGTTGGCGCCGAGGATATGATCGAGAAGATCAAGACCGGGTGGATCGATTTCCAGGCGGTCGTGGCGACGCCCGACATGATGAAGGAGGTCGGCAAGCTGGGGCAGACGCTCGGCAAGAAGGGCCTCATGCCGAAGCCGAAGTCCGGGACCGTGACCGAGGACATCAAGGGCATCGTGAAGGAGCTCAAGGGCGGCCGGGTCGAGTACAAATCGGACAAGACCGGAGTCATCCACATGGGCATCGGCAAGATATCGTTCACCGACGATGCGATCATCAGCAACGTAAGCGCTTTTTTCAATCAGGTGATGAAGGACAAGCCCTCCGACGCGAAGGGCAATTACATAAAATCGGTGTTTATCAGCTCCTCCATGGGGCCCGGTATCAAACTCAACCACAAGGGGATTGAAAAATAA
- the rplK gene encoding 50S ribosomal protein L11, whose translation MAKKVKTIVTEIKLQIPGGQANPAPPVGPALGQHGLNIMDFCKSFNEKTKDQMGTILPIIITVYDDRTYTFVIKTPPAAVLIKKSLKIEKGSSEPNKTKVGTINRKQLEEIAGIKMPDINANDIDAAVNIIAGTARSMGVDVVE comes from the coding sequence ATGGCAAAGAAAGTCAAAACCATTGTTACTGAAATCAAGTTGCAGATTCCCGGCGGCCAGGCGAACCCGGCCCCCCCGGTAGGTCCGGCCCTGGGTCAGCACGGCCTGAACATCATGGATTTCTGCAAGTCCTTCAACGAGAAGACGAAGGACCAGATGGGGACGATCCTCCCGATCATCATCACGGTCTATGACGACCGGACCTATACGTTTGTCATTAAAACGCCGCCGGCGGCCGTTCTCATTAAAAAGTCGCTGAAGATCGAGAAGGGCTCATCGGAGCCGAACAAGACGAAAGTCGGCACCATTAACCGGAAGCAGCTCGAGGAAATAGCAGGCATCAAGATGCCTGACATCAACGCGAATGATATTGACGCGGCCGTCAACATCATAGCCGGGACCGCCCGGTCTATGGGTGTGGACGTTGTCGAGTGA
- a CDS encoding septal ring lytic transglycosylase RlpA family protein yields the protein MRSIARNCAFGAVGILALFLYGSCATDNSYAKERDYRNVKAGDSMENADYDEESNEFSSADSGSDKGVSNKKAGAGDEVDSSYKKGKFFQVGKASWYGREFNGRKTASGERFDMNGLTAAHKTLPFGTMVKVKNFENGKIITVRVNDRGPYRGNRIIDLSYGAAKKIGMIKGGETQVGLQIVNKGGGEEIERENDGDIEAVSDDTSHEDSSPSGGYAIQAGAFYSKRNADQLKVRIEGMTNKPVTIINDGDMYKVRIEGLGSKSDVNRLKRTLSDEDIPSYLVK from the coding sequence ATGAGATCAATAGCGAGAAATTGCGCCTTCGGAGCGGTGGGGATTCTGGCGCTCTTTTTATACGGGAGCTGTGCAACGGACAATTCCTACGCCAAAGAGCGTGATTACCGTAATGTCAAGGCCGGCGATTCCATGGAAAACGCTGATTACGATGAAGAAAGCAATGAGTTCAGCTCCGCTGACAGTGGGAGCGATAAGGGAGTATCGAATAAAAAAGCAGGCGCAGGCGACGAGGTCGATTCTTCGTATAAAAAGGGGAAATTTTTTCAAGTCGGCAAGGCCTCATGGTACGGCCGGGAATTCAATGGAAGAAAAACCGCCTCCGGCGAGCGTTTTGACATGAATGGATTGACGGCGGCACATAAAACGCTTCCCTTCGGGACGATGGTGAAAGTGAAGAATTTTGAGAATGGTAAGATCATAACCGTCCGCGTCAACGACCGCGGCCCGTACAGGGGAAACAGAATAATCGATCTCTCCTATGGCGCCGCTAAGAAAATCGGCATGATCAAGGGCGGTGAGACACAGGTGGGTCTGCAGATAGTTAACAAAGGCGGCGGGGAGGAGATCGAACGCGAGAATGACGGCGACATTGAAGCGGTATCGGATGACACGAGCCATGAGGATTCCAGCCCGTCAGGGGGCTATGCCATTCAGGCGGGCGCCTTTTATTCTAAGCGCAATGCCGATCAGCTGAAAGTCAGAATCGAGGGTATGACCAATAAGCCCGTTACCATCATTAATGACGGGGATATGTATAAGGTACGGATTGAGGGCCTCGGATCAAAGAGTGACGTAAACAGGCTGAAACGAACGCTTTCAGATGAGGATATTCCGTCATATCTTGTAAAATAA
- a CDS encoding DegT/DnrJ/EryC1/StrS aminotransferase family protein translates to MKIVSSKPTITRKELEAVLDCLINDDLVAGESVKTFESSLAKMIGLKYAVATSSLTAAYHLVFKSLEIGGSDEIIMPSFFSQAPLSALSMTGGKAVLVDIENDSIFPSLDDIKGRITDKTRAIVTGHLFGFHFQVRGLEDLSIPVIEDISHAIGTEIDEIPAGRNSAFTVASFDPAGIITTGNGGMVFTNNSKNYSVMRDFRGNGEEHLHFDYSMTDFQGAMGISQLAKLPDLLHRRREIARIYHESIRITPHKTPFQFNEKFAYQAFPVLFNLSNDKIETYWRKSRIEVHRPIACPLHRLAGYQGPEYPNSERLSKKLFSLPLYPTLSRKDVEKISKNIAGFI, encoded by the coding sequence ATGAAGATCGTATCCAGCAAACCCACCATTACCCGGAAAGAGCTCGAGGCGGTCCTGGACTGTCTCATCAACGACGACCTGGTGGCGGGCGAATCGGTCAAAACTTTCGAATCCTCCCTGGCGAAAATGATAGGCCTCAAATACGCGGTGGCGACCAGTTCCCTCACGGCGGCCTACCATCTTGTTTTCAAGTCCCTTGAGATCGGCGGTTCCGACGAGATCATCATGCCATCCTTCTTTTCGCAGGCTCCCCTGAGCGCCCTGTCCATGACGGGAGGGAAAGCGGTCCTGGTGGATATTGAAAATGACTCAATTTTCCCTTCACTGGATGACATAAAGGGCAGAATAACAGATAAGACAAGGGCCATAGTGACCGGGCACCTCTTTGGCTTCCATTTCCAGGTTCGGGGCCTGGAAGATCTTTCAATCCCCGTCATCGAAGACATTTCCCATGCCATAGGCACCGAGATCGACGAGATACCTGCCGGAAGGAACAGCGCCTTTACCGTGGCATCCTTTGATCCGGCCGGCATAATCACGACCGGAAACGGCGGGATGGTTTTCACCAACAATTCCAAGAATTATTCCGTAATGAGAGATTTCCGCGGCAATGGCGAGGAGCACCTGCATTTTGATTATTCCATGACCGATTTTCAGGGCGCCATGGGGATTTCCCAGCTGGCAAAGCTCCCCGATCTCCTCCACCGGAGGCGTGAAATAGCCAGAATTTACCACGAATCGATCCGCATAACCCCCCATAAAACACCGTTCCAGTTTAATGAAAAATTCGCATACCAGGCCTTTCCCGTATTATTCAACCTGTCCAATGATAAAATCGAGACCTATTGGAGGAAAAGCCGCATTGAAGTGCACAGGCCCATAGCCTGTCCCCTCCACAGGCTTGCAGGCTACCAGGGACCAGAGTATCCCAACAGCGAACGCCTCTCGAAAAAGCTTTTTTCCCTGCCCCTGTATCCGACATTGAGCAGAAAGGACGTTGAAAAAATTTCGAAAAATATCGCGGGCTTTATTTAA
- a CDS encoding GAF domain-containing protein: MRLYFIKFIILVISDSAVIGALFFLYTRYHIIHSKMVYILAGCIILMLVVRAFLFFMGNWVYYRKAINNIKEIVSDFKKGKFAQTYREVKIVSDLDDIQRELVTAGRHLDSIMTAQKKEIDNFIELYNSIIFSISSYFIVLDDDDRVLFANEGFYKKFQFQSDEVYSKKIEDIFYFVNARLKGGITQVRQTGKTVVLEKTHLLTLNKISIIADIKISNIVVKDASQIIIIIDDVTKKLRNDYQISLMSQISESIQKDDEIDRVLFTILTGVTSGTGLGFNRAMLYLVEDGVLVGKMAVGPDSFEEAIEIWTAASTASNEKTFVETKSAEMKAGINLLTRVLAVRYPVKAANVFTIALNGRRSVHVADSWNDERVGEDIRTLMDVKEFIVTPLVVVNKGIGIIVADNKFNNAPIMKENIELLSIFASQAAMSIESYSNLDTARSEMQKLSERQEAIVESEKLAAVGRIAAHMAHEIRNPLVTMGGYARRIIQMPKEKSKTAKKIDTSAEIILKECERLEKTLSNVMDFSRPAKFIREFNNINEIIRDTVNLLKNLFQEKKVEIYLELAEEIPLVKSDFNQMKQVMLNLLQNSLDATPTGGRITVSSASDGAVIDITISDNGSGISDEDPNIVFEPFFSTKVTGVGLGLAIVKKIIKDHNGSIRAKNREEGGAEFTIRLPVPG, encoded by the coding sequence ATGAGACTCTATTTTATCAAATTCATTATCCTCGTCATTTCCGACAGCGCCGTCATAGGTGCCCTGTTTTTCCTCTATACCCGGTATCATATCATCCATAGTAAAATGGTCTACATCCTCGCCGGATGCATCATATTGATGCTCGTTGTCAGGGCATTCCTCTTTTTCATGGGTAACTGGGTCTATTACCGCAAGGCGATCAATAACATCAAGGAGATCGTCTCGGATTTCAAGAAGGGAAAGTTCGCCCAGACGTACCGGGAGGTCAAGATCGTAAGCGATCTTGATGACATACAGCGGGAGCTCGTGACAGCCGGAAGGCACCTGGACAGCATCATGACGGCCCAAAAGAAGGAGATTGATAATTTCATCGAGCTGTACAACAGCATCATCTTCTCGATAAGCTCCTATTTCATAGTTCTGGATGACGATGACCGGGTCCTCTTCGCCAACGAGGGCTTCTACAAGAAATTCCAGTTCCAGAGCGATGAAGTGTACAGCAAGAAGATCGAGGACATCTTCTATTTCGTCAATGCGCGGCTCAAGGGGGGCATCACCCAGGTGAGGCAGACCGGAAAGACCGTCGTGCTGGAAAAGACCCACCTTCTCACCCTGAACAAGATTTCCATCATAGCCGACATCAAGATATCCAACATCGTCGTCAAGGACGCGAGCCAGATCATTATCATTATCGACGACGTTACCAAGAAGCTCAGGAACGATTACCAGATATCCCTCATGAGCCAGATATCCGAATCGATCCAGAAGGACGATGAAATCGATCGGGTCCTCTTCACGATCCTGACCGGCGTCACCTCGGGGACCGGCCTTGGCTTCAACCGCGCCATGCTCTACCTCGTCGAGGACGGCGTGCTGGTGGGGAAGATGGCGGTGGGCCCCGATTCCTTTGAAGAGGCGATCGAGATCTGGACCGCGGCATCGACGGCCTCGAACGAGAAAACTTTCGTCGAGACCAAGAGCGCCGAGATGAAAGCGGGCATCAACCTGCTGACCCGGGTCCTGGCGGTGCGCTATCCCGTAAAGGCGGCCAATGTCTTCACCATTGCCCTGAACGGTAGGCGGAGCGTCCATGTCGCCGATTCGTGGAACGATGAGCGGGTGGGAGAGGATATCCGGACACTGATGGACGTCAAGGAGTTCATCGTCACGCCCCTGGTGGTCGTGAACAAGGGCATCGGCATCATCGTCGCCGACAACAAGTTCAACAACGCGCCGATCATGAAGGAGAATATAGAGCTTCTATCCATATTCGCTTCCCAGGCCGCCATGTCCATCGAGAGCTATTCGAACCTTGACACGGCGCGCAGCGAGATGCAGAAGCTTTCAGAACGTCAGGAGGCCATCGTGGAATCGGAGAAGCTCGCGGCGGTGGGAAGGATCGCCGCGCACATGGCCCACGAGATACGGAATCCCCTGGTTACCATGGGCGGGTACGCCCGGCGGATCATACAGATGCCCAAGGAAAAATCGAAGACCGCCAAAAAGATCGACACCTCCGCGGAGATAATCCTCAAGGAATGCGAGCGGCTCGAAAAGACCCTCTCCAACGTGATGGACTTCTCCCGGCCGGCGAAGTTCATCCGGGAATTCAACAACATCAATGAGATCATACGCGACACGGTCAATCTCCTCAAAAACCTGTTCCAGGAGAAAAAGGTCGAGATTTATCTGGAGCTTGCGGAGGAGATCCCCCTGGTGAAATCGGACTTCAACCAGATGAAGCAGGTCATGCTGAACCTCCTCCAGAATTCCCTTGACGCGACTCCGACCGGCGGCAGGATCACCGTCAGCTCGGCCAGCGACGGGGCTGTCATCGACATCACTATCAGCGATAACGGATCGGGTATCAGCGATGAGGATCCCAATATCGTTTTTGAGCCGTTTTTTTCTACAAAGGTCACCGGCGTGGGTCTTGGCCTGGCCATCGTGAAAAAAATCATCAAAGACCACAACGGCAGTATCCGCGCGAAAAACAGGGAAGAGGGTGGAGCTGAATTCACCATACGGCTTCCGGTACCGGGCTGA
- the nusG gene encoding transcription termination/antitermination factor NusG: protein MAKEWYVVHTYSGHENKVKLALEKEAEKRGLQEKLIQVKIPTVEVPEVKDGKKRVRSKKFFPGYVLVEMEFDDETWGLVKGITGVTNFVGAYGSNRPKPLSREEVNSLFDQMGEQKTKEKISTVVDFSVGEHVKVIDGPFNNFSGVVEEVYPEKGRLRVKVEIFGRGTPVELDFLQVGKI, encoded by the coding sequence ATGGCGAAAGAGTGGTATGTCGTTCATACATATTCGGGCCACGAGAACAAGGTAAAGCTTGCTCTCGAAAAGGAAGCTGAAAAGCGCGGCCTGCAGGAAAAACTGATCCAGGTGAAGATACCGACCGTCGAGGTTCCCGAGGTAAAAGACGGTAAAAAGCGGGTCAGGTCGAAGAAATTCTTTCCGGGCTATGTCCTGGTGGAGATGGAATTCGATGACGAGACCTGGGGCCTGGTGAAGGGCATCACGGGCGTCACTAATTTTGTGGGCGCCTACGGATCTAACAGGCCGAAGCCGCTTTCCCGGGAGGAGGTCAATTCCCTCTTTGACCAGATGGGCGAGCAGAAGACGAAGGAGAAGATTTCCACGGTGGTGGACTTCTCCGTTGGAGAGCATGTCAAGGTCATTGACGGGCCCTTCAATAACTTCAGCGGCGTCGTCGAGGAAGTGTATCCTGAAAAGGGGAGGCTCCGGGTGAAGGTCGAGATTTTCGGACGCGGTACGCCGGTGGAGCTTGATTTTTTACAGGTTGGCAAAATTTAG
- the rpmG gene encoding 50S ribosomal protein L33, with protein sequence MREIILLACQECKRRNYSVTKNKKNQTGKLEVKKYCKFCNKHTNHKETKA encoded by the coding sequence ATGCGCGAGATCATACTGTTGGCGTGCCAGGAATGTAAACGACGGAATTATTCCGTCACGAAAAACAAGAAGAACCAGACCGGCAAGCTGGAAGTGAAGAAGTACTGCAAGTTCTGCAACAAGCATACGAATCACAAGGAAACAAAGGCGTAG
- a CDS encoding response regulator has product MAKLLIVEDEKHQRELYAMEFEDEGYEVDQASNGKEAVDMVKNNKYDLVIMDIRMPEMDGIEALGKILSRDKKIPIIIYTAYSNYKSNFMTWTADAYVTKSSNLDEIKDKVGEILASRA; this is encoded by the coding sequence ATGGCAAAATTGTTAATAGTCGAGGACGAAAAGCACCAGCGCGAACTGTATGCGATGGAGTTTGAGGATGAAGGCTATGAGGTGGACCAGGCCTCCAACGGAAAAGAGGCCGTCGACATGGTGAAGAACAACAAGTATGACCTGGTCATCATGGATATCCGGATGCCTGAAATGGACGGCATCGAGGCCCTTGGGAAAATTCTCTCCCGGGACAAGAAAATCCCGATCATCATCTATACCGCCTATTCCAATTATAAGAGCAATTTCATGACCTGGACCGCCGACGCCTATGTGACGAAATCCTCGAACCTGGACGAGATCAAGGACAAGGTGGGCGAAATCCTGGCCTCCCGGGCATAA
- a CDS encoding XTP/dITP diphosphatase produces MTDIIKQGRLKLVIATGNKNKIREIQDKFSEIEGLELVPLSEFPDPPEVIEDGVTFLENASKKATSITAYTGLPAMADDSGLVVDALGGRPGVLSARYGGAETDDRAKNHIILEEMKGIPAGKRTARFVCVIAVVFPDGRSFSAEGTCEGAITEAMKGTHGFGYDPIFFLPDRGKTMAELPLEEKNKISHRARALEAMSELLKRRV; encoded by the coding sequence ATGACAGATATTATAAAACAGGGCCGGCTCAAACTGGTCATTGCCACGGGCAATAAGAATAAAATACGGGAGATCCAGGATAAATTCTCCGAAATCGAAGGATTAGAACTGGTCCCCCTGAGCGAATTCCCCGATCCTCCGGAGGTGATCGAGGACGGTGTAACCTTCCTTGAAAACGCCTCAAAAAAGGCGACGTCCATCACCGCTTATACCGGTCTTCCCGCTATGGCCGATGATTCCGGCCTCGTTGTTGACGCCCTGGGCGGACGGCCCGGTGTGCTCTCCGCCCGGTATGGCGGAGCAGAGACCGATGACAGGGCCAAGAATCATATAATACTTGAGGAAATGAAGGGCATTCCGGCCGGGAAACGCACGGCCCGTTTCGTCTGCGTCATCGCCGTAGTGTTCCCCGACGGCAGGAGCTTTTCCGCCGAAGGGACCTGCGAGGGCGCGATTACCGAAGCCATGAAGGGAACCCATGGCTTCGGCTATGACCCGATCTTTTTTCTGCCCGACAGGGGCAAAACCATGGCGGAACTGCCCCTGGAGGAGAAAAATAAAATCAGCCACCGGGCCAGGGCGCTTGAGGCGATGAGTGAGTTGTTGAAGCGGCGGGTTTAA
- the rplL gene encoding 50S ribosomal protein L7/L12 — protein sequence MAKVQELLDAIGSLTLIEAAELVKAMEEKFGISAAAPVAVAAAAGPAAAEAADEQTEFDVILAGFGDNKVAVIKEVRTITGLGLKEAKELVEAGGKPVKEKVSKEEAEKIKQQLVAAGATVEVK from the coding sequence ATGGCAAAGGTTCAAGAATTACTGGACGCGATCGGCTCTCTGACTCTTATCGAAGCCGCTGAGCTGGTCAAGGCGATGGAAGAGAAATTCGGCATTTCTGCCGCGGCGCCGGTCGCGGTGGCCGCTGCAGCGGGTCCCGCTGCCGCCGAGGCAGCCGACGAACAAACCGAGTTTGACGTGATCCTCGCGGGTTTCGGCGACAACAAGGTCGCGGTCATCAAGGAAGTCCGGACCATAACCGGGCTCGGCCTCAAAGAAGCGAAAGAACTCGTCGAAGCCGGCGGCAAACCGGTCAAAGAAAAAGTTTCCAAGGAAGAAGCTGAGAAAATCAAACAGCAGCTGGTTGCGGCAGGCGCGACAGTTGAGGTAAAATAA
- the nth gene encoding endonuclease III, giving the protein MTKQLSDKILKALIKHYPDVKPDLKYGNLYQLTVAVILSAQTTDRQVNAVTGELFKAYPDFASLARARLSDVRRIVRSTGFYRNKAKNIVDMAQGVIENFNGRLPGTREELVTLPGIGRKSANVILSIGFGVQALAVDTHIIRIANRLAYADSRDPRVVEQALTDLIPERLWTHAHLLLIRHGRATCRARKPLCGACPVSGLCASPDKTA; this is encoded by the coding sequence ATGACAAAACAATTATCAGACAAAATCCTCAAGGCTCTTATAAAGCATTACCCCGACGTGAAGCCGGACCTGAAATACGGCAACCTGTACCAGCTCACCGTGGCCGTGATCCTCTCGGCCCAGACCACGGACAGACAGGTCAACGCCGTCACGGGAGAGCTTTTCAAAGCCTACCCGGACTTTGCAAGCCTCGCCCGGGCCCGCCTTTCGGACGTGCGCAGGATCGTGCGAAGCACCGGGTTCTACCGGAACAAGGCGAAGAACATCGTCGACATGGCGCAGGGAGTGATCGAAAATTTCAACGGGAGGCTCCCCGGCACACGGGAGGAGCTGGTCACGCTTCCGGGCATAGGCAGGAAATCGGCCAACGTCATCCTCTCCATCGGCTTCGGCGTACAGGCCCTGGCTGTGGACACCCACATCATCCGGATCGCCAACCGCCTCGCCTACGCAGACTCCCGCGATCCCCGCGTGGTGGAGCAGGCCCTCACGGACCTCATCCCGGAGCGGCTCTGGACCCACGCCCATCTCCTTCTTATCCGCCACGGCAGGGCCACCTGCAGGGCGCGGAAGCCCCTCTGCGGAGCGTGCCCCGTCAGCGGGCTTTGCGCGAGTCCCGATAAAACTGCATGA
- the secE gene encoding preprotein translocase subunit SecE: MNKILDPIRRFIAYVRDAKDELKKVTWPTRDEVTSFTMVVVVALLVISIFLWAVDAGLMYLINSVVK; encoded by the coding sequence GTGAACAAGATCCTTGATCCTATCCGCCGGTTTATCGCGTATGTCCGTGACGCTAAAGATGAATTGAAAAAAGTCACCTGGCCGACGAGGGATGAGGTAACGAGTTTTACGATGGTCGTAGTGGTGGCCCTGCTGGTCATCTCGATTTTTCTCTGGGCCGTTGATGCCGGTCTCATGTATCTGATAAATTCCGTAGTGAAGTAA